A window of the Oscillospiraceae bacterium NTUH-002-81 genome harbors these coding sequences:
- a CDS encoding ABC transporter permease has protein sequence MSSGGNMIGVLKSKHNRQMLIKRKNEVIFAYLFLAVMIIFAVLTADRFVTMRNLRNLLSANIGLLLVSYGQLCCVLLGGVDLSTGSVISLTNVICVTLITDSPSTWVLAGILSLAVGAGIGFVNGLLVTKGNLQPLIATLATQTFFAGVALLIMPNPTGTLPSKLCKFISKGCNYLIPVLIVLVTTVIMWIVINRRKFGRALLAIGGNEQSARSSGIHVDRVKIKAFMLCGFMAALAGLYISAFTTSGSPIVGDAYTQKSINAAVVGGAALAGGKGSVIGCIAATLILGIISNLLNLKGVSSYYQYVFQGLILIIALSVSAIRSKR, from the coding sequence ATGAGTAGCGGTGGAAATATGATAGGGGTTTTGAAGTCCAAGCATAATCGGCAGATGCTGATCAAGAGAAAGAACGAAGTGATTTTTGCCTATCTGTTTTTGGCGGTCATGATCATATTTGCTGTTTTGACGGCAGATCGTTTTGTGACGATGAGAAATCTGAGAAATCTGCTTTCGGCCAATATTGGTTTACTGCTTGTTTCTTATGGACAGCTTTGCTGTGTATTGCTGGGCGGCGTGGATCTGTCTACGGGGTCTGTGATTTCTCTTACAAATGTCATTTGTGTAACCTTGATCACAGACAGCCCTTCGACCTGGGTACTGGCGGGAATCCTGTCTCTGGCAGTTGGTGCAGGTATTGGATTTGTCAATGGCCTGCTTGTGACAAAAGGCAATTTGCAGCCGCTGATTGCAACACTGGCAACCCAGACATTTTTCGCAGGAGTCGCATTGCTGATTATGCCGAATCCGACGGGAACGCTTCCCTCTAAATTATGCAAGTTTATTTCCAAAGGATGTAATTATCTGATTCCCGTTTTGATTGTTCTCGTAACCACGGTGATTATGTGGATCGTGATCAACCGGAGAAAATTTGGCCGTGCCCTTCTGGCAATCGGCGGAAATGAACAGTCTGCCAGATCTTCCGGTATTCATGTGGATCGCGTAAAGATCAAAGCATTTATGCTGTGTGGGTTTATGGCTGCGCTGGCAGGCTTGTATATCAGCGCATTTACAACAAGCGGAAGTCCCATTGTAGGAGATGCCTATACGCAGAAATCCATCAATGCGGCTGTTGTGGGCGGTGCTGCTTTGGCCGGAGGAAAGGGCAGTGTGATCGGCTGTATTGCGGCAACTTTGATTTTGGGAATTATCTCCAACCTTTTGAATTTAAAAGGGGTTTCTTCCTATTATCAGTACGTATTCCAGGGATTAATCCTGATCATTGCGCTTTCTGTAAGTGCAATTCGTTCAAAACGATAG
- a CDS encoding sugar ABC transporter ATP-binding protein — translation MAQNIFINQEERAGRKATIHEKGLIDEAVALSERYGIEIDPYATAGDLPIASQQMIEILKALSYDPDILILDEPTATLTKTEVQKLYTIVKGLTEKGKTILFISHRMEEVFQFGDYATVLKDGKLVDTIKLSDVTESDIIRMMVGRDLQEIFPPKPGKISDEILLKVDKMNDNGHIHDISLRLHKGEVLGIGALDGQGQTEMLQTLAGVRHRSSGSVILNGTELKYQGAKKALKYGIGYVPENRKVQALCLKLSVRDNLALASLYLRQKLGFVDKKKEDGIVDEYIGVMNIKTPTPDQQVGNLSGGNQQKVSIGKSLATHPKVLLLNEPTRGIDVEAKQEIYRLIRKEAEEGIGVIMFSSDMMELIGLSDRIITMYEGRITGELSGNEIREEVIMRGAMNLNKKTAGGEDHE, via the coding sequence GTGGCACAGAATATCTTTATCAATCAGGAAGAAAGAGCAGGCCGGAAAGCGACCATTCATGAAAAAGGGTTGATTGATGAAGCCGTTGCATTGTCTGAAAGATATGGAATTGAAATTGACCCGTATGCAACTGCCGGGGATCTTCCAATCGCCAGTCAGCAGATGATAGAGATTCTGAAAGCCTTATCCTATGATCCGGACATTCTGATTCTGGATGAACCCACAGCTACATTGACAAAAACAGAAGTGCAAAAGCTGTATACGATCGTAAAAGGACTGACGGAAAAGGGAAAAACGATTCTTTTTATTTCACACAGAATGGAAGAGGTATTTCAGTTTGGAGATTACGCAACTGTTCTTAAAGACGGAAAGCTGGTTGATACGATAAAGCTGTCTGATGTGACAGAAAGCGATATCATCCGCATGATGGTTGGAAGGGATCTGCAGGAAATCTTCCCTCCCAAGCCGGGGAAAATATCGGATGAAATTCTTCTGAAGGTAGATAAAATGAATGACAATGGGCACATTCACGATATCAGTCTGCGGCTGCATAAAGGGGAGGTGCTTGGAATCGGCGCTCTGGATGGACAGGGACAGACGGAGATGTTGCAGACACTGGCCGGTGTGCGGCATCGCAGTTCGGGATCTGTTATTTTAAACGGAACAGAGCTGAAATATCAGGGAGCAAAGAAAGCACTGAAATATGGAATCGGTTATGTGCCGGAGAACAGAAAGGTGCAGGCACTTTGCCTGAAATTATCTGTGCGGGATAATCTTGCGCTGGCAAGCCTTTATCTGCGGCAGAAGCTGGGGTTTGTAGATAAGAAAAAAGAAGACGGGATTGTGGATGAATACATTGGCGTGATGAATATTAAGACGCCGACGCCGGATCAGCAGGTTGGAAATCTTTCCGGTGGAAATCAGCAGAAGGTTTCTATTGGAAAGAGCCTGGCAACACATCCGAAGGTGCTTCTCCTGAATGAACCTACCCGCGGTATTGACGTGGAAGCAAAACAGGAAATTTATCGTCTGATCCGGAAAGAAGCAGAAGAAGGAATTGGCGTTATTATGTTTTCCAGTGACATGATGGAGCTGATCGGTTTGAGTGACAGGATCATTACCATGTATGAGGGCAGAATTACAGGGGAGCTTTCCGGCAATGAAATTCGCGAGGAAGTCATCATGCGTGGCGCCATGAATTTGAATAAGAAGACTGCGGGAGGTGAGGATCATGAGTAG
- a CDS encoding ATP-binding cassette domain-containing protein — protein sequence MKPILEVKDIDKAFVGVHAVDHISFSCLPGTVHVLQGENGAGKSTLLKILSGLYQPDSGEIILNGNPVQFKHPIDAQKKGNCHGISGNVYFPGAYSGTEYLYQSGRKSRPESDHS from the coding sequence ATGAAACCAATCTTAGAAGTGAAAGATATTGATAAAGCATTTGTAGGTGTTCATGCGGTAGACCACATTTCTTTTTCCTGTCTCCCGGGTACGGTACATGTTTTACAGGGAGAAAACGGAGCCGGAAAAAGTACACTGCTGAAAATTTTATCAGGCCTGTATCAGCCTGATTCAGGAGAGATTATCCTGAATGGAAACCCTGTACAGTTCAAGCATCCTATTGATGCACAGAAAAAAGGGAATTGCCATGGTATATCAGGAAATGTCTATTTTCCCGGAGCTTACAGTGGCACAGAATATCTTTATCAATCAGGAAGAAAGAGCAGGCCGGAAAGCGACCATTCATGA
- a CDS encoding ABC transporter substrate-binding protein: protein MKRKALAMLLCTAMAVSMAVGCGSSDSKQEDTAAPAETEEAADKDDAAEETGAAEAVDTAAATLDAIDAASLPEGKWKIGFSNYSVGNSWRQQMEAEFESEAEKLKEAGIISDYVMLNADNDQSKQISDINDLITMGCDAIVVTAITEDGLNDVLEEAEDEGIVVVNFDNNVSSDKITSKIKVSDYDFGFSAGEWLGKQLEAGAKVIQLDGTAGTSTDSNRSQGMIDGLKSTCPDAEIVANAKCGWDYATAKSSVEDLLSTYSEIDGVLSQGGAMTQAAIDAFNSAGRDLVPMTGEGSNGFLRSWVENKDKGFDSLAFICPCSQSAAALDVAVSALDGVTVEKEYLMSVDPVTSANLDQYYRDDLNDNYWVASRLSDEKLQELFGK, encoded by the coding sequence ATGAAAAGGAAAGCGTTAGCAATGCTGCTTTGTACAGCAATGGCAGTATCTATGGCAGTTGGATGCGGAAGTTCCGATTCCAAGCAGGAGGATACTGCAGCTCCTGCAGAAACAGAGGAAGCAGCTGACAAGGATGATGCGGCGGAAGAGACCGGTGCAGCAGAGGCTGTGGATACCGCAGCAGCTACTCTGGATGCAATTGATGCAGCAAGCCTTCCGGAGGGAAAATGGAAGATTGGTTTTTCTAACTATTCTGTAGGAAACTCCTGGAGACAGCAGATGGAAGCTGAATTCGAGTCTGAAGCTGAGAAGCTGAAAGAGGCTGGTATCATTTCTGATTATGTAATGCTCAATGCAGATAATGATCAGTCCAAACAGATTTCGGATATCAACGACCTGATCACCATGGGATGCGATGCCATCGTTGTTACTGCAATTACAGAGGATGGTCTGAATGATGTTCTGGAAGAAGCCGAGGATGAGGGCATCGTTGTTGTAAACTTTGATAATAACGTATCCTCTGACAAGATTACCAGCAAGATCAAGGTGTCTGATTATGACTTTGGTTTCTCCGCAGGAGAATGGCTTGGCAAACAGCTGGAAGCGGGCGCAAAGGTTATTCAGCTGGACGGAACAGCAGGAACCTCCACAGATTCCAACCGTTCTCAGGGTATGATCGATGGCCTGAAGTCCACCTGTCCGGATGCTGAGATTGTTGCAAATGCAAAATGCGGCTGGGACTATGCAACAGCAAAATCTTCTGTAGAGGATCTGTTAAGCACATATTCTGAGATTGACGGTGTTCTTTCTCAGGGCGGTGCTATGACACAGGCAGCAATTGATGCATTCAACAGTGCAGGCAGAGACCTGGTACCGATGACCGGAGAGGGATCCAACGGATTCTTAAGAAGCTGGGTTGAGAATAAGGACAAGGGATTTGATTCTCTCGCATTCATCTGCCCCTGCTCACAGAGTGCAGCAGCTCTTGATGTTGCAGTCAGCGCATTGGATGGCGTAACTGTTGAGAAAGAGTATCTGATGTCTGTTGATCCGGTTACATCTGCAAATCTGGATCAGTACTATAGAGATGATCTGAATGACAATTACTGGGTAGCATCCCGTCTGAGCGATGAGAAGCTTCAGGAGCTGTTTGGTAAATAA
- a CDS encoding phosphoglycerate dehydrogenase, with protein MAKYKVLVTARSFGTADSKALELLEANDCEVKKLVAADGPIPEQLKKELPEADAVIAGLEDYDEALIACGKNLKVISRYGVGYDKVDVKAAAAHDVAVTITPGANGDSVADMAMALMLDCARNVTTMDNGIKARNQVRPQGLEMWEKTLGVVGAGRIGKGVAKRCTGFNMRILCYDQYQDEAFKKECGAEYVDLDTLIRESDFITIHSPLTPETRHMFGTAQFKAMKNEAILVNTARGGIVDEDALYEALASGEIRAAGLDATVDEPPYDSRLCTLSNCILTPHAGAATKEASSKMSLMAAQNAVDVLTKGSCKFEVK; from the coding sequence ATGGCAAAATATAAAGTTCTGGTTACCGCCAGATCATTTGGAACTGCTGACAGCAAAGCCCTGGAGCTGCTGGAAGCAAATGACTGCGAAGTAAAGAAACTGGTGGCTGCTGACGGCCCGATCCCGGAGCAGTTAAAGAAAGAGCTGCCGGAGGCAGACGCTGTCATCGCCGGCCTGGAGGACTATGATGAGGCACTCATCGCCTGTGGCAAGAACCTCAAGGTCATTTCCCGCTATGGCGTGGGATATGATAAGGTAGATGTGAAGGCAGCAGCAGCCCATGACGTGGCAGTGACCATTACCCCTGGTGCCAACGGGGATTCCGTGGCAGATATGGCAATGGCATTGATGCTGGACTGCGCAAGAAACGTGACAACTATGGATAACGGCATCAAGGCCAGAAACCAGGTTCGTCCTCAGGGACTGGAAATGTGGGAAAAGACCCTTGGCGTTGTCGGCGCAGGCCGGATCGGGAAAGGTGTTGCAAAGCGCTGCACCGGCTTTAACATGCGGATTCTGTGCTATGATCAGTATCAGGACGAGGCGTTTAAGAAAGAATGCGGCGCAGAGTATGTAGATCTGGATACCCTGATCAGGGAGTCTGATTTCATCACCATCCATTCTCCCCTGACGCCGGAGACCAGACATATGTTCGGTACCGCGCAGTTTAAGGCTATGAAAAACGAAGCGATTCTTGTCAATACAGCAAGAGGCGGTATTGTGGATGAGGATGCCCTGTATGAGGCTCTCGCATCAGGCGAGATCCGCGCAGCCGGCCTGGATGCTACTGTGGACGAGCCGCCGTATGACAGCCGTCTGTGCACACTTTCCAATTGCATCCTGACACCCCATGCAGGCGCAGCAACGAAAGAAGCCAGCAGCAAGATGAGTCTCATGGCAGCACAGAATGCAGTTGATGTGCTGACGAAGGGAAGCTGTAAATTTGAGGTAAAATAA
- the eda gene encoding bifunctional 4-hydroxy-2-oxoglutarate aldolase/2-dehydro-3-deoxy-phosphogluconate aldolase yields the protein MDVNKKIEELKLVPVVVLQDAKDAVPLAKALIAGGLPVAEVTFRTAAAADSIKAISEACPEMLVGAGTVTNLEQAKKAKEAGAKFIVTPGFSKTVTEFAVENNIPVFPGVCTPTEIMMVMEYNLPVVKFFPASQYGGLATIKALSGPFPSLRFMPTGGVNAGNVKEYLASPKIIACGGSWMVKESLIKEGKFDEIEKLTAEAVALVRE from the coding sequence ATGGATGTAAACAAGAAAATCGAAGAGCTGAAACTGGTTCCTGTTGTGGTACTTCAGGATGCAAAGGATGCAGTGCCGCTGGCAAAAGCACTGATCGCAGGCGGACTTCCGGTTGCTGAGGTAACCTTCCGTACCGCGGCTGCAGCAGATTCCATCAAGGCAATCTCCGAGGCATGCCCTGAGATGCTCGTTGGTGCAGGTACCGTAACCAACCTGGAGCAGGCAAAGAAGGCAAAAGAGGCCGGAGCAAAGTTCATCGTTACTCCTGGATTCTCCAAAACAGTTACCGAGTTTGCAGTAGAGAACAATATTCCGGTATTCCCGGGCGTATGCACCCCTACTGAGATCATGATGGTAATGGAGTACAACCTTCCGGTTGTAAAATTCTTCCCGGCATCTCAGTACGGCGGACTGGCTACCATCAAGGCACTTTCCGGCCCGTTCCCGTCCTTAAGATTCATGCCCACCGGCGGTGTAAACGCAGGCAACGTAAAGGAGTATCTGGCAAGCCCGAAGATCATCGCCTGCGGCGGCAGCTGGATGGTAAAAGAGAGCCTGATCAAGGAAGGCAAATTTGATGAGATCGAGAAACTGACCGCAGAGGCAGTTGCTCTTGTAAGAGAATAA
- a CDS encoding FGGY-family carbohydrate kinase: protein MIDYKHTYPLTAEAAAALGVKPGIPVVPTSSDGGLNQVGVGASVEGVMTFSVGTSGAIRLTTAQPVLPDQPSTWCYMSPKAWLSGAATNGCCNCIDWYKDHAFGQDVSYGEIEKGITDRETNPVFLPFLFGERCPGWNDERKGGFLEILPKHKANDLYLAVQEGVLFNLYHCYKMLTKVNEPPKRIKFSGGILHSPAWAQMCADIFQKDLEVDDNEQGSLLGGAVLAMELAGVIGDVRDFDPAPAKIIHPNPEMADFYEKKFQRYLKCYEAGC from the coding sequence GTGATCGATTATAAGCATACGTATCCGTTGACGGCGGAGGCGGCAGCGGCGCTGGGTGTGAAGCCGGGGATCCCGGTTGTTCCTACCAGCTCCGACGGAGGCCTGAACCAGGTAGGCGTGGGTGCTTCCGTGGAGGGGGTAATGACCTTTTCTGTGGGAACGAGCGGTGCCATCCGTCTGACGACCGCACAGCCGGTACTGCCGGATCAGCCCAGCACCTGGTGCTACATGTCCCCCAAGGCATGGTTAAGCGGCGCTGCCACCAACGGCTGCTGCAACTGCATCGACTGGTATAAGGATCACGCTTTTGGTCAGGATGTTTCCTATGGAGAGATCGAGAAGGGCATCACCGACCGGGAGACGAACCCGGTATTCCTGCCGTTTCTGTTCGGTGAGCGCTGCCCCGGCTGGAATGATGAGAGAAAGGGCGGTTTTCTGGAGATCCTGCCGAAACACAAGGCCAATGATCTCTATCTGGCAGTACAGGAGGGCGTCCTTTTCAACCTGTACCACTGCTACAAGATGCTGACGAAGGTGAATGAACCGCCAAAACGGATCAAGTTTTCCGGCGGTATCCTGCATTCTCCGGCATGGGCACAGATGTGTGCAGATATTTTCCAGAAGGATCTGGAGGTGGACGATAACGAGCAGGGCTCCCTGCTTGGCGGTGCAGTGCTGGCTATGGAACTGGCTGGCGTGATCGGTGATGTACGGGATTTTGACCCCGCACCGGCGAAGATCATCCATCCAAACCCTGAGATGGCAGATTTTTATGAGAAAAAATTCCAAAGATACCTGAAATGCTATGAAGCAGGCTGCTGA
- a CDS encoding FGGY family carbohydrate kinase, translating to MNILVLEASTTSAKAMLYDTDTGKFDVKSRAYTGNYEDVTMHRADNVYEQMIALGREVAAGHEISMISLSGTWHSLFLCDQDMKPVTPVYLWSYTGAAEVCKELREDPEYVKWFYNKTGCMVNAIYPFFKLLLLKKKGYDLSRHYVFGQGTYNNYRMTGKRIITECLASGTGLLNTHTKKYDPEILKEAGITEDQLSGGDRL from the coding sequence ATGAACATTTTGGTATTGGAAGCCAGTACCACATCAGCCAAGGCGATGCTGTATGATACAGACACCGGAAAATTTGATGTGAAATCGCGGGCGTACACCGGTAACTACGAAGATGTGACGATGCACAGGGCGGATAATGTCTATGAACAGATGATCGCTTTGGGAAGAGAAGTGGCAGCGGGCCATGAGATTTCCATGATTTCTCTGAGCGGGACCTGGCACAGCCTGTTCCTGTGCGATCAGGATATGAAGCCTGTGACACCGGTCTATCTATGGTCCTACACCGGGGCTGCAGAGGTGTGTAAGGAACTCCGGGAAGATCCGGAGTATGTAAAATGGTTTTACAATAAGACCGGATGTATGGTCAATGCCATCTATCCGTTCTTTAAGCTGCTTCTTCTGAAAAAGAAGGGCTATGATTTAAGCAGGCATTATGTATTCGGACAGGGTACATACAACAACTACCGGATGACCGGCAAGCGGATCATCACCGAGTGCCTGGCTTCCGGAACAGGACTTTTGAATACCCATACGAAAAAGTATGATCCGGAGATCCTGAAAGAGGCAGGCATCACCGAGGATCAGCTTTCTGGAGGTGATCGATTATAA
- a CDS encoding FCD domain-containing protein → MYDYKFHELYLKCTGNRKILDVYKSINPFVYSNYVFHRQSREKDVAGVMEHRQMLDAICEKDEQALKIAINTHYDNSKKTIMRVLKVEKLF, encoded by the coding sequence ATGTATGACTATAAGTTTCATGAATTATATCTGAAATGTACCGGCAACCGGAAGATTCTGGATGTTTACAAGAGCATCAATCCTTTCGTATATTCCAATTATGTGTTCCACAGGCAGTCCCGGGAGAAGGATGTGGCCGGGGTGATGGAGCACCGTCAGATGCTGGATGCTATCTGTGAAAAGGATGAACAGGCACTGAAGATTGCCATCAATACCCATTATGATAATTCAAAGAAGACGATCATGCGGGTGTTGAAGGTGGAAAAACTGTTTTAA
- a CDS encoding GntR family transcriptional regulator, whose protein sequence is MASGKIENGKETLVDTVYEQIRRDIVGHVLLPGQKLKTKELSARYGVSETPVKLALNRLCTEHVIDNYPRQGMKVHEFSPDEAGEIFDIRRMMDLYYTKEVIDTVASNRIFQEEMRKNVEEHLEIVAEISENASLEQYLEKIHV, encoded by the coding sequence ATGGCAAGTGGAAAGATAGAAAACGGAAAAGAAACGTTGGTGGATACCGTCTATGAGCAGATCCGAAGGGACATTGTGGGGCATGTGCTTTTACCGGGACAGAAGCTCAAGACGAAGGAGCTGTCCGCCCGTTACGGCGTCAGTGAGACACCGGTGAAGCTGGCACTGAACCGGCTCTGCACGGAGCACGTCATTGACAATTATCCGAGACAGGGCATGAAGGTACATGAATTTTCCCCGGATGAAGCAGGAGAGATTTTTGATATCCGCAGGATGATGGATCTCTACTATACAAAAGAAGTCATTGACACAGTGGCCAGCAACCGGATCTTCCAGGAAGAGATGCGAAAGAATGTGGAAGAACATCTGGAGATTGTGGCAGAGATCAGTGAAAATGCTTCCCTGGAGCAGTACCTGGAAAAAATACATGTATGA
- the rnhA gene encoding ribonuclease HI, producing MKVKLYTDGAARGNPDGPGGYGAVLVYVDPKGVAHEKELSGGYRRTTNNRMELMGVIAGLEALNRPCEVEVISDSKYVVDAFNQHWVDSWLKKGWKRGKNEPVKNVDLWQRLLAAKAPHQVTFFWVKGHAGHEYNERCDHLATSAADGEELPLDPGMP from the coding sequence ATGAAAGTAAAGCTGTATACAGATGGGGCTGCAAGAGGCAATCCGGACGGCCCGGGAGGTTATGGAGCCGTGCTTGTTTATGTGGATCCGAAGGGGGTGGCCCACGAGAAAGAACTGTCCGGCGGATACCGGCGGACGACCAACAACCGGATGGAGCTGATGGGAGTGATTGCCGGTCTGGAAGCACTGAACCGACCGTGTGAGGTGGAGGTGATCTCCGATTCCAAATACGTGGTGGATGCGTTCAATCAACACTGGGTAGACAGCTGGCTGAAAAAGGGCTGGAAACGGGGAAAAAATGAGCCTGTAAAAAATGTGGATCTGTGGCAGAGGCTGCTGGCGGCAAAGGCACCCCATCAGGTGACGTTTTTCTGGGTGAAGGGTCATGCGGGACACGAATACAATGAGCGGTGCGACCATCTGGCCACCTCGGCGGCAGATGGGGAGGAGCTTCCGCTGGATCCCGGCATGCCATAA
- a CDS encoding GNAT family N-acetyltransferase, whose product MKEQWLSKLEKYLTDALKGIIHVPYRIICTYHDKILSVTLINQTSGKSYLIATVRGRKDPDKQTYIELFYVMPHFQGCGIGRTILDYYSQIQIAEGEDEIHLKPLPFLPESRNPLEYFRLYTWLGGKNHTLMTRRQLIRFYQSAGFEPMRPSDITSEMQRQLA is encoded by the coding sequence ATGAAAGAACAATGGCTCAGTAAACTGGAAAAATATTTAACAGATGCCCTGAAGGGAATTATTCATGTGCCGTACAGAATTATCTGCACATATCACGATAAGATTCTGAGTGTGACACTGATCAACCAGACCTCAGGGAAATCCTACCTGATCGCTACCGTCCGCGGAAGAAAGGATCCTGACAAACAGACGTATATTGAACTGTTTTACGTGATGCCGCATTTCCAGGGCTGCGGCATCGGCCGCACGATCCTCGATTATTATTCCCAGATCCAGATTGCCGAGGGAGAAGACGAGATTCATCTGAAGCCACTCCCGTTCCTGCCTGAGAGCCGCAATCCGCTGGAATATTTCCGCCTGTACACCTGGCTGGGCGGCAAAAATCACACGCTCATGACCCGACGGCAGCTCATCCGCTTCTATCAGAGTGCGGGTTTTGAACCCATGCGGCCATCGGACATCACATCAGAGATGCAGAGACAGCTGGCTTAA
- a CDS encoding MBL fold metallo-hydrolase, with translation MEITYIGHSGFLVELEDRCLLFDYYQGEIPPVAFSRPLYVFVSHRHQDHYNRAVLDFRREGRDVTYIFSGDIMTGKKAEANGILRMRAGDEKEIDGMHVWTLRSTDVGVAFVVEIGGKRLYHAGDLNWWHWEGESEAENRQMEKDYKREIGRLEGLPIDAAFVVLDPRQENAFAVGFDWFMRHTDTRQVFPMHQWGDYGITEKLCGMELSAPYRQKIRPIHGPGEKFQI, from the coding sequence ATGGAAATTACCTACATTGGCCACAGCGGCTTTCTCGTAGAACTGGAAGACCGCTGCCTGTTATTTGATTATTACCAGGGAGAAATCCCGCCGGTGGCGTTTTCCAGGCCGTTATACGTGTTTGTGAGCCACAGGCATCAGGATCACTACAACCGGGCGGTGCTGGATTTCCGAAGGGAAGGCCGGGATGTGACTTATATTTTCTCGGGAGATATTATGACGGGAAAGAAGGCGGAAGCCAACGGCATCCTGCGCATGCGGGCAGGGGATGAGAAGGAGATCGACGGCATGCATGTGTGGACACTGCGCTCCACGGATGTGGGGGTGGCCTTTGTGGTGGAGATCGGCGGAAAACGGCTGTATCACGCGGGAGATCTGAACTGGTGGCACTGGGAAGGAGAATCTGAGGCTGAGAACCGGCAGATGGAAAAGGATTACAAGCGGGAGATCGGCAGGCTGGAAGGGCTGCCCATCGATGCGGCTTTTGTGGTGCTGGATCCCCGGCAGGAGAACGCCTTTGCCGTGGGCTTCGACTGGTTTATGCGGCACACGGACACCCGGCAGGTATTTCCCATGCACCAGTGGGGCGATTACGGGATCACGGAAAAACTGTGCGGGATGGAGCTGTCTGCACCTTACCGGCAAAAAATACGCCCGATCCACGGACCGGGCGAGAAATTTCAGATATAA
- a CDS encoding cob(I)yrinic acid a,c-diamide adenosyltransferase: MEQGKLHIYCGDGKGKTTAAAGLALRCAGSCRKVVFVQFLKDGTSSEIKILRQIPGIEVLTCPENFGFTFRMTEETRARAAAAYQALFDRAVRRAEEVQADLLVLDESIGAYQAMLLDPRAVRTFLCEKPAHLEVVLTGRDPGEELLGLADYVTEMRCIRHPYAQGLPAREGIEY, translated from the coding sequence ATGGAACAGGGAAAGCTACATATCTACTGCGGGGACGGCAAAGGCAAGACCACGGCGGCTGCGGGACTGGCGCTCCGCTGTGCGGGCAGCTGCCGCAAAGTGGTGTTCGTGCAGTTTTTGAAGGATGGCACTTCCTCGGAAATAAAGATTCTGCGGCAGATTCCCGGCATCGAGGTGCTGACCTGCCCGGAAAATTTCGGTTTCACCTTTCGGATGACGGAGGAGACGAGAGCGCGGGCAGCTGCCGCTTATCAGGCGCTGTTTGACCGGGCGGTGCGTCGGGCGGAAGAAGTGCAGGCGGATCTTCTGGTGCTGGACGAGAGCATCGGCGCCTATCAGGCCATGCTGCTGGATCCCAGAGCGGTACGGACGTTTCTCTGTGAAAAACCGGCGCATCTGGAGGTGGTGCTCACCGGCAGAGATCCGGGAGAAGAACTGCTGGGGCTGGCCGATTACGTGACAGAAATGCGCTGTATCCGACACCCTTACGCCCAGGGATTACCGGCCCGGGAAGGGATAGAATATTGA